One window of Gloeothece citriformis PCC 7424 genomic DNA carries:
- a CDS encoding CmpA/NrtA family ABC transporter substrate-binding protein produces the protein MSYFPNFSRRRFLLTASASAASAVFLKGCLGNPPDPTGAETSDTVEVANLSPDMMPETTKIKLGYIPIVESAPLIIAKEKGFFAKYGMTEVEISKQANWASARDNVVIGSEGGGIDGGQWQMPMPHLISEGIITNGRKVPMYVLAQLITHGNGIAISGIHEGKGVTLDLSNAADYIKSFPKTQGRKFKAAHTFPNVNQDFWIRYWFAAGGIDPDNDIDLLAVPPAETVQGMRNGTMDAFSTGDPWPYRIVTEDIGYMAALSPQIWKFHPEEYLAIRADWVDKNPKATKALLKAIMEAQQWIDQDQNRASVVKLVAGRNYFNIPEKILESPYKGNYKMGDGKSDIQDKNMGPLYWKDGKGSVSYPYKSHDLWFLTESIRWGFHKNAIPDIATAKQIIDKVNREDIWREAAKEAGFEADIPASTSRGVEVFFDGIEFDPDNPEAYLNSLKIKRV, from the coding sequence ATGTCTTATTTCCCCAATTTTTCTCGTCGTAGATTCTTATTAACTGCATCTGCATCAGCAGCGAGTGCAGTTTTTCTCAAAGGGTGTTTAGGTAATCCCCCCGATCCCACTGGGGCAGAAACCTCAGACACAGTAGAGGTAGCCAATCTAAGCCCGGACATGATGCCCGAAACCACAAAAATTAAATTAGGGTATATCCCTATTGTGGAATCAGCCCCCTTAATCATTGCCAAAGAAAAGGGATTTTTTGCCAAATATGGCATGACCGAGGTAGAAATTTCCAAACAAGCGAACTGGGCTTCTGCTAGAGACAACGTTGTCATTGGTTCTGAAGGTGGGGGGATTGATGGGGGACAATGGCAAATGCCGATGCCTCATCTAATCAGTGAAGGGATTATTACCAATGGTAGAAAAGTCCCCATGTATGTGTTAGCCCAGTTAATTACTCATGGGAATGGAATAGCCATCTCTGGAATTCACGAAGGAAAGGGAGTTACCTTAGATCTATCTAACGCGGCGGACTATATTAAAAGCTTTCCCAAAACCCAAGGCAGAAAATTCAAAGCCGCCCATACATTTCCGAATGTAAACCAAGATTTCTGGATTAGATATTGGTTTGCTGCTGGTGGAATTGATCCAGATAACGACATTGACTTATTAGCCGTTCCTCCCGCCGAAACCGTACAAGGGATGCGGAATGGAACTATGGATGCTTTCAGTACAGGCGATCCTTGGCCTTACCGGATTGTTACTGAGGATATTGGGTATATGGCGGCTTTATCTCCTCAGATTTGGAAATTCCACCCTGAAGAATATTTAGCGATCCGGGCTGACTGGGTCGATAAAAATCCCAAAGCAACCAAAGCCTTACTCAAAGCGATCATGGAAGCCCAACAATGGATCGATCAAGATCAAAATCGGGCATCAGTGGTCAAATTAGTTGCCGGACGTAACTACTTTAATATCCCTGAAAAAATCCTCGAATCTCCCTACAAAGGGAACTACAAAATGGGGGATGGAAAATCAGACATTCAAGATAAAAACATGGGGCCACTGTATTGGAAAGATGGCAAAGGTAGCGTTTCCTATCCCTACAAGAGTCACGATCTTTGGTTTTTAACTGAAAGTATTCGTTGGGGTTTCCATAAAAATGCTATTCCTGATATCGCTACGGCGAAACAGATAATCGATAAAGTTAACCGGGAAGATATTTGGAGAGAAGCAGCCAAAGAAGCAGGATTTGAAGCAGATATTCCCGCTAGTACCTCTAGAGGAGTAGAAGTCTTCTTTGATGGGATTGAATTCGATCCTGATAATCCAGAGGCTTATTTAAACAGCCTAAAAATCAAACGAGTTTAG
- a CDS encoding nitrate ABC transporter ATP-binding protein (This model describes the ATP binding subunits of ATP-binding cassette (ABC) transporters for nitrate transport, or for bicarbonate transport, in bacteria and archaea.): MGVFVAVDSIDKIFPLTGGGEYIALKGINLDIKQGEFISLIGHSGCGKSTLLNMIAGLDLPTDGIVTLEGKQVKKPGPDKMVIFQNYSLLPWLTVRQNIALAVDEVMSSLPAGERKGIIEDHIDLVGLRHAVDKYPAQLSGGMKQRVAIGRALAIRPKLLLLDEPFGALDALTRGNLQEQLMRICDEYHITSVMVTHDVDEAVLLSDRIVMLTNGPASKIGGILEVDIPRPRKRMEVVNHPSYYSLRSEIIYFLNQQKRIKKLRARKTSVIARHGLEKVNLEIGFVPLTACAPLVVAKEMGLFAKHGLDEVSLVRETSWRGIVDGLAGGFLDGAQMPAGMPTWLTAGGHQEQPLPIVTALTMTRNGNGITLSQKFYEQGVHTVTQLKRMLLESKDQRHIFGMVHPSSMHNLLLRYWLASGGIDPDHDVHLETIPPAQMVADLKGGSIDGYCVGEPWNLRAAMEGVGFTVATDLEIWLGHPGKVLGVREDWANMYPNTHIALVKALLEACRYCADRTHQQEIRELLASRQYLATNVDYIQLGDPNQYSCNLDKTVEYAHHMFFGEGMNRPSRTEHLWMMTQMARWGHIPLPRNWVEILERVCRVSVFSTAARELGLVDIKYRREPIKLFDNITFDAEDPVSYLNSLGIKRDYTMAEIHLDVGRTPAPASLSSAA, encoded by the coding sequence ATGGGCGTTTTCGTAGCAGTTGACAGTATAGACAAAATATTTCCTCTAACCGGTGGCGGAGAATATATCGCTCTCAAAGGAATCAACCTAGACATCAAACAAGGAGAATTTATCTCCTTAATTGGACACTCTGGATGTGGCAAATCAACCCTACTCAACATGATTGCCGGGCTAGACTTACCCACAGACGGAATCGTCACCTTAGAAGGAAAACAAGTCAAAAAACCAGGGCCAGACAAAATGGTCATCTTCCAAAACTACTCCCTATTACCCTGGTTAACCGTTCGACAAAACATTGCTCTGGCAGTAGATGAAGTGATGAGTAGTCTCCCCGCCGGAGAACGCAAAGGGATTATTGAAGACCATATAGACTTAGTCGGATTACGCCACGCCGTTGATAAATATCCCGCTCAATTATCTGGGGGAATGAAACAACGGGTCGCCATTGGTCGCGCCTTAGCTATTCGTCCTAAATTGTTACTTTTAGATGAACCTTTTGGGGCTTTAGATGCCTTAACTAGAGGAAATCTTCAAGAGCAATTAATGAGGATTTGTGATGAATATCATATTACCTCAGTAATGGTGACTCATGACGTAGATGAAGCGGTGTTATTATCTGATAGAATTGTCATGCTCACCAACGGGCCAGCCTCAAAGATTGGGGGTATTTTAGAGGTCGATATTCCCCGTCCTCGGAAACGGATGGAAGTGGTTAACCATCCCAGTTATTACAGCTTACGCAGTGAAATTATTTACTTCCTCAATCAACAAAAACGGATCAAGAAATTACGGGCTAGGAAAACCTCAGTTATTGCCCGTCATGGACTAGAAAAAGTTAACTTAGAAATTGGGTTTGTCCCTCTAACCGCTTGCGCCCCTCTAGTCGTCGCTAAAGAGATGGGTTTATTTGCTAAACATGGATTAGATGAAGTCAGTTTAGTCAGAGAAACGAGTTGGCGCGGTATTGTCGATGGTCTTGCCGGTGGGTTTTTAGATGGGGCACAAATGCCGGCAGGAATGCCCACCTGGTTAACGGCTGGAGGTCATCAAGAGCAACCTTTACCCATTGTCACCGCTTTAACTATGACTCGTAATGGGAACGGAATTACCCTCAGTCAGAAATTTTATGAACAGGGAGTTCATACCGTTACCCAACTAAAGCGGATGTTGCTAGAGTCAAAAGATCAGCGTCATATTTTTGGGATGGTGCATCCTTCCTCTATGCACAATCTTCTGTTACGCTATTGGTTAGCTTCGGGGGGTATCGATCCGGATCACGATGTGCATTTAGAAACCATTCCCCCGGCTCAAATGGTGGCAGACCTCAAAGGTGGTAGTATTGACGGTTATTGTGTGGGTGAACCTTGGAATCTTCGCGCCGCGATGGAAGGGGTAGGATTTACAGTCGCCACAGATTTAGAGATTTGGTTAGGACATCCAGGGAAAGTGTTGGGCGTTCGGGAAGATTGGGCGAATATGTATCCTAATACCCATATTGCCCTAGTTAAAGCCCTATTAGAAGCCTGTCGCTACTGTGCCGATCGGACTCATCAACAAGAGATTCGGGAATTATTAGCCAGTCGTCAGTATTTAGCCACTAATGTAGATTACATTCAGTTAGGTGATCCCAATCAATATAGTTGTAATCTAGATAAAACTGTCGAATATGCTCATCATATGTTCTTCGGAGAAGGAATGAACCGTCCTAGTCGTACAGAACATTTGTGGATGATGACTCAGATGGCGAGATGGGGACATATTCCCCTCCCCCGCAACTGGGTAGAGATTCTCGAAAGAGTCTGTCGGGTGAGTGTGTTTAGTACCGCCGCCAGAGAATTAGGCTTAGTGGATATTAAATATCGCCGCGAACCGATTAAACTATTTGATAACATTACCTTTGATGCAGAAGATCCGGTCAGTTATCTCAATAGTTTAGGGATCAAACGAGATTATACTATGGCAGAAATTCATTTAGATGTAGGGCGTACTCCTGCACCTGCCTCACTGTCTAGCGCTGCATAA
- the ntrB gene encoding nitrate ABC transporter permease yields MTATAKIRKNANTNNAFSDFWKKNKDNIIPPLVGVAGFLLVWQLISSVGIIKLPPPSSLWTDERTRILLLYPFYDRGGLDKGLFWQTLASLGRVAQGYSLAAIIGIGVGILVGTQPLINKALDPIFQFLRMVAPLAWVPIALVALQQNQPAAIFVIFITAVWPILINTTEGVKQIPQDYINVQQVLQLSNQKFFFKILLPSALPYIFTGLRIAIGLAWLAIIAAEIVMSGIVGIGFFIWDAYQQNYISEIILAVIYIGAVGLILDRAIAYLQKVIAPGQ; encoded by the coding sequence ATGACAGCTACTGCAAAAATTCGCAAAAACGCTAACACAAACAACGCTTTTTCAGACTTTTGGAAAAAGAATAAAGATAATATCATTCCTCCCCTTGTAGGAGTAGCAGGATTTCTTTTAGTATGGCAGTTAATCTCTTCAGTTGGAATTATTAAACTGCCTCCACCGAGTAGCCTATGGACAGATGAACGGACAAGAATATTATTACTGTATCCCTTTTATGATAGAGGCGGATTAGATAAAGGATTATTCTGGCAAACCTTAGCCAGTTTAGGACGAGTTGCCCAAGGATATTCTCTGGCGGCTATTATTGGAATCGGTGTCGGAATATTAGTCGGAACACAACCCTTAATTAATAAAGCATTAGATCCCATATTTCAATTTTTGCGGATGGTTGCTCCTTTAGCGTGGGTTCCGATTGCATTGGTTGCCCTACAACAAAACCAACCGGCTGCAATCTTCGTCATCTTCATCACCGCAGTCTGGCCAATATTAATTAACACCACCGAAGGAGTCAAACAAATCCCCCAAGACTATATCAACGTCCAACAAGTCTTACAACTCTCCAACCAAAAATTCTTCTTCAAAATCCTCTTACCCTCAGCCCTACCTTACATCTTCACCGGACTCAGAATAGCCATCGGGTTAGCGTGGTTAGCGATTATTGCAGCAGAAATCGTCATGTCAGGTATTGTCGGAATCGGTTTCTTTATCTGGGATGCTTACCAACAAAACTACATCAGTGAAATCATCCTAGCGGTCATCTACATCGGAGCAGTAGGATTAATCCTCGATCGAGCAATAGCCTACCTTCAAAAAGTGATTGCACCCGGCCAATAA
- a CDS encoding nitrate ABC transporter ATP-binding protein (This model describes the ATP binding subunits of ATP-binding cassette (ABC) transporters for nitrate transport, or for bicarbonate transport, in bacteria and archaea.), whose amino-acid sequence MQTVKPQSLNLKRQLSFDEAFVAIENVSKVYPTPKGPYTVLENVNLTVAQGEFICVIGHSGCGKSTLLNMVSGFATPSTGSVRVNGKPVTKPGPDRMVVFQNYALLPWLTVFENVYLAVDSVSPNKKEAEKRAIVRDHLALVGLTEAAEKKPTQISGGMKQRVSIARALAIRPQVLILDEPFGALDAITKEELQEELLKIWNDHRCTVLMITHDIDEALFLADRLVMMTNGPHATIGEILTIPFARPRDRDRIMEDPQYYDLRNYALDFLYNRFAHDDAA is encoded by the coding sequence ATGCAAACCGTAAAACCTCAATCTTTAAATCTGAAGCGTCAACTTTCTTTTGATGAAGCGTTTGTTGCGATCGAAAATGTTTCTAAAGTTTATCCCACCCCAAAAGGGCCTTATACAGTTTTAGAAAATGTCAATTTAACGGTCGCTCAAGGGGAATTTATTTGTGTTATCGGTCACTCTGGTTGTGGTAAGTCTACCTTATTAAATATGGTATCCGGATTTGCTACTCCCAGCACTGGATCGGTACGAGTTAACGGAAAACCGGTAACTAAACCCGGGCCCGATCGCATGGTGGTATTCCAAAACTACGCCCTTTTACCTTGGTTAACCGTATTTGAAAATGTGTATTTAGCGGTTGATTCGGTTTCCCCGAATAAAAAAGAAGCAGAAAAACGGGCAATTGTTCGAGATCATTTAGCCTTGGTGGGATTAACAGAAGCTGCCGAGAAAAAACCGACTCAAATTTCTGGGGGGATGAAACAACGGGTTTCTATTGCTCGTGCTTTGGCGATCCGGCCTCAAGTTCTGATTTTAGATGAACCTTTTGGGGCGTTAGACGCAATTACAAAGGAAGAATTGCAAGAAGAATTATTAAAAATTTGGAATGATCATCGCTGTACAGTATTGATGATTACCCATGATATTGATGAAGCGCTCTTTTTAGCCGATCGTTTAGTAATGATGACAAATGGGCCTCATGCGACCATTGGGGAAATTTTAACCATTCCTTTTGCTCGTCCAAGAGATAGAGATCGGATTATGGAAGATCCCCAATATTATGATCTGCGGAATTATGCTTTAGATTTCCTTTATAACCGTTTTGCTCACGATGATGCTGCTTAA